cagaagtcgccaactttctgcagagtcaatagctacagacctccaaacttcgtgtggccttcagattagctcaagaacagtgcgtatagagcttcatggaatgggtttccatggccaagcaactgcatccaagccttacatcaccaagtgcaatgcaaagcgtcggatgcagtggtgtaaagcacgccgccactggactctagagcagtggagatgtgttctctggagtgacgaatcacacttctctatctggcaatccgatggacgagtctgggtttggcggttgccaggagaacggtactttcctgactgcattgtgccaagtgtaaagtttggtggaggggggattatggtgtggagttgtttttcaggggttgggcttggcccctcagttccagtgaaaggaactcttaatgcttcagcataccaagcaattttggacaatttcatgctcccaactttgtgggaacagtttggggatggccccttccaacatgactgcgcaccagtgcacaaagcaaggtccataaagacctGGATGAGtaagtttggtgtggaggaacttgactggcctgcacagagtcctgtgACTCTGTTAGAGCAGAGACTgcaagccaggccttctcgccaacatcactgcctgacctcacaaaaccttctagaagaatggtcaaaaattcccataaacacactcctaaaccttgtggaaatcCTTCCCAGAaaagttgaggctgttatagctgcaaagggtagggccaactccatattaaaccctatgggttaagaatgggatgtcattaaagttcatgtgcacgtaaaggcaggcgtacCAAAACTTTtgtcaatatagtgtattttagAGCTGAACTGagcaaaactatttaaaatttttCTAGAGTAgtaacatatatttttttaagtttttaatttacttattttcaaGACTTTTCATGGCTTGGAAATCAGAATTTTAAAATTCCAAGTTAAATTTTCAAGTGTTCCATGATCGTGTAGCAATGCATCAGTGGTGCGCGTGTTTAAATAGAGATTAATTCATTTATGAAGGAGCTGCATATCATCTGCTCATGTGATTGTCAATGGCCATCTCGAGAAGCAATCAGATAAGGTGTGCAAATAACTTTGAAAACTGCTTAGAAAAAGGATGTGGATGAGGACATGAATGCTAATACAAGCTGAAATCTTGTAGTTATGGCAATTCTAGCATGGCGTGAAGTGAACACACTTCCTGAAGTGCTGAGCGTGTCTGTGAGGAATAACTGTAAAAGGACATGCGGCGTGAGGCGCGCCAGAAAAATACAACCGCACAATGTTTGTAGTAATTCTAGTTTCTAGTAATAGTAATTCTAGTGTTGATAAATTAGACCCGGCCCTGcctgaaccttttttttctttggtgtAGTGGCGTCATTTCACCAAAAGCCAGGGTGATGACGTCATCCAACCTTACTCCCTCGACGTGACAGTCGCACAGtcttcacacaactttttccagcacttaaAAGCTCAAAAGTGATGATTCTGAAAAGTCTGAATATTAtctaatttaaatgttatttctaaTATGATTaccaaaaacagttttgtttatCCTACAAAGACTGTCCtaatttgtaaaactaaaagtcaatcaatcaaaaaccacagccaatcagaacacagTGTGGGTGGGCTCTCGCGGCATTTGCACAGCACCAGTGACCAGAGATTAAACTTGACGGCACTCGCAAGGAATCAAATCTacaaatattacaccatttaaatattatttaaaaaaatacatactgagatactaaaataatctttgtcgtagaatacacttgtttgttcacagtttgaacgttcttgcttacatttgtttacaaatgTATTACAAATGTGTTTGctttacattttgtttcaagttccgaggtgaattatccattgttGCTTTTACTACGGCTACAAAGCTGGGAGCACTAAATGATATTCAAAGTCACGTTacacgcttttaacattaaataaagcatataAACATTAGCTGAGATTAATTAACATTGCCATAGTTTCTGTTGTTCCAGCCTCGGCAAAAAAAATAGAAAccatttctaaaatagaatcgtcTCGTGTCACCttcgcggctggttaggacaaccGGTAACTTAAACACCGCTGATTGgtcattattttcaacagaaatctctgtgattggctacaatactcAACGCTGCAAAGTCGCATTGTGAAAAGACACGTTGTCAGCGCCGTTGATCTTACATGACACGAATATAACAAGATCGCTTTAAtttacttttctgttttatttatacatatacattttatttatacatatacaaattATATGTTACACATAGTAATATAACTCCATTAATCCTGCAtgcaattaataaaattatataagttGCATTGACCTGGTGGCAGTCGCCATACCCTGCCATACCCAAGTGATTCACCTGTAGCTTGCAAAGGCATTTGTTACAATAATAATGCCTGTGATTTACAATGGTaaagcagaaaaaaatcaataatgtTTCATAAGTTTCTCAGGGATAACAGACACCAAACAAGAGTCGAATACCGTGGCTGATCAGTCTAAAATTTATTGTAAATGCTTCATTGTATGTATCAGTATGTTTACCCATCTGCACAATGGTTTATATGGGGTAATACGCAGGGTGCAAGATGCTGAACTGTGACTCTGAGCATTTCACACACCTTTATTTGTCAGATgtacaaaaaacactttcatattTCAATCTGCCAAATGGTGAAAATAACTGAATGTGGTTTTTGGTGCTCTTGTTCTAACACAAGTGTTACATTTCCATAATATGAGCTAAATGTTTATAGATATATGGTTGGTATGAAATActgcaaataaaaatgataaatacagccatttcattcgGTATTTTAGTTGTAGTAATCTTTTAgaaaattaataacaaattcTGACCTGCATCCATTAAGATTGCCAATAGAATTATTCAACGCATTCACATCTAATCTTTGCACTGTAGCATTTACTGAAAGCCAGGCTGTTCATGactttaatacatttgttaagtgcttaaattgttatatttctGGGATGTCAAAAGAATAGTGGAGCTTATCTGAGCAAACCAAAGTAAAAGCTCTTGTTTACCAGGACTGTGATGAGGTGGAAGTATATTAGGTGTTTCACCTAGAAACCCTCACAAAAGCAAGGCATTTGATACTACAGAGATTTGGTGTCAGGGCTTTTTCAGTCATCGTTCTCAAAGTGAGGCTGTCTTGATTTCATTGTTTGGCTCAGTTTCTCACACTGTGACCAGACAGGTTCAAATCCCCATCCACAGCTACATATCATTTTTCTACCACTACCTCTAAAACTAGTACTTCATTCAGGATATCAGCTAGTATCGTATGTATTTAGTTTCACTGTGCGACTTTCGGTCTGTGCTACTTTTAAATGACCCGCTCTATTGCGACTCGCCTTACAGAATCAGACCTAAAGAAAGTGAAGAAGAAATAATATCAGTGCACAAGCTTCACAGTGAATAGAAATGCAAGAgaataaaaagacatttatgagAGAGTGTGAAGATGTAAAGTGTTGTTATAGTTTTTATGTTGCAATTTCTACCACCCATGATGAATAAGAGGTAGTAGAAAAAATCAAGACAGCTGACACATCACTACTTTGTAATAATTGAAAtgtttattcactttttttGGTGAAATGATGAACAAATCGCTGATAATAGTCGTGTGATATTTTGTGCTTTGTCAGTGGACAGTGGACACTTATCACAAGAATGCGTGTCACTTTTTAACCAGACTCACTTTTTCCGTTCTTCAATCTGTTCAACTTCACTGGATTCATCCACTACCTTTCCATTTACCATGGTCTGGGTGACCACCTTGACAATCTTCCTGGTTCTCACTTCAGGCTCTTCTACAAAAGGCAGAAAAAACAATGGTAAAACTAAGAGGCATGAGAATTTATGCAAATTCAGTGTTTTAAACTACTCAAGTGGTCTTATTAGGAAATCACTTCCCTTAATTTATTGTGTCGAGTCACACTCTCAAAGAGTTATGGACAATTACAGTATAACTACACTTGATGATACTGTTATAGGGGGGAgaggggcaagttgtcacactttttactcCAGTAAATATTTCTCAGGtgggtttatttttgaaaataagacaACCCTCAATGACTtagtaacaaaaaaacaaaaacattttgaacatttttatcattactgacaagaaaaaaaataaagttcacTGATTAGCAGGACATGTTGTCACACTATtatggggcaagttgtcacaacGGGAACCAGCCATAAAACAGCCTTTCAGGAAAATTTGAACAGTacaataattatgacaaaattcttGAAAATTCAAATATCTAAAATGTAATGTACAATATTATACCATACCAACAAATGTTTTATATCAAATTGTATATCAAACCATTGTTTTAGCAAAAGAACagttattattacattttaagaggGTTTTTGTAGATGTTACAAAACCACTGCTCGAGAAAACATTATTTGCATGtattaaataaactgaatatATCTTGAGTTTTATAGTCTTAGAACTATTCATTCAGACTTACTTTTAGGAGTGGGCATCTCTTTtatcctgaaaaacaaaaaggaaacaaatgTCACATCTGATTTTATATGTCAGAGATGCTTCATTCTGAATCATCTGTTGTGTACTAAACTGTAATATGTCAAtggaaaacagcatttttcagctttGAGAAACCTTTCTCAGTTCTTACACTTCCTCTCCATCCAGCAGCCTTCGGTAGGTGGCAATCTCCAGCTCCAGATTCTGTTTGATACGCAGTAACTGCTCGTAATCAGTTTTGATTCTTTGCATGTCCAGGCGCAGCTGTGAGAGTTCGTCCTCCAGCTGTGTAAGTGTGCCCTGAAGACGCTCAATCTCAAGCGTGTACTTCTGATTCGTCTCTCCGAGGTTCCCCTCAAGAACACCAACCTGAGGTGAGCCATAACGTTCATAACATTTTCAATGTGGAAGCTCGAAGTTTTTGAAACACATCTCCTATGCTTATTAAGGCtgcctttatttgatcaaaaatacagtagaaagagtaatatggtgaaatattattacaatttattttttaaagctgaatttttagcagccattactccactctagtgtcacatgatctttcagaaattaaatgtatgtgctgctcaagatatatttataatgttacaaaagatttctattttaaatacatgctgttattttgaattttctgttcatcaaaaaatcctgaaaacattgataataagacgaactgttattaataattgaacatcaaatcagcaaattataatgatttctgtaggatcatgtgacactgaagactggagtaatgctgctgaaaattcaacaggaataaattacattttaaaatatattgaaatgtcttcaatcaaataaatgcagccttggtgagcataagatatttcttttttaaatttcaaaaacatttaaaaatcttattctCTTTTTGaccaggaaaaataaatactatggtataaatggggggcgagatctgtttggttactgacattcttctaaatatcttcctttgtgtttagcaaaacaaagaaattcatacaggtttaaaactacttgagggtgagtaaatgatgaccgaattttcatttttgggtgaactatccctttaagctgttTTTAAGTAGATAAATGTTTTAGGTCAAAACCATTATTAGGAAGATCACCATCAAGAATTAACTGCCCTGTTTAATGCCTGATCTATAACCAGTATGTGTGAACTACTAGTTGTACTACCTGCTGAAAGGTCTTTATCACCTGTCCAGGCCATGAGACGCAATGTGTTTTTAGACTGTCATCACATGTATTACAGAGCGATTTTTTTATACAGGAGTAAACATATATTGTCCTTGTTTGCATGAGAACGAACAGCAGATGGAGGGGGCTGTGGTTTCCTGTGCTGAAGAGATAACCTTGATACGTTCTCTGGATATTTGTTGACAAACTATGGACTAAATGATTGCAGatctaattaaaaacaaaatccaaAAAAGGTGAAAAGAAAAACCCTGCAAGAATATGATGCCTCAAACAGCTCACTGACATAACCATTGCCCTTTAACCACAGGATAGAGGATTCGactgtttgaagaatgtttatCTAAACAGATTTACAAATGAGTAATATAACATAAGCAGTTCATCGAAAAGAAGGTTGGAAAGATCTATTTTTGCTATAACCTCTTGAGTTCAAGCAATTCAATCTTGTCcactatagagaacatttgtaAATAGGCATACAGTATCATCCCAACCATACAACCTACTGAATGACCTCCCTTGTGTTCTAAAGAAGTCATTCAGAGCTTTTCAGGGACATGTTATGGTTGAGGCTTTGGGAAATGAATTTCCTCTTTGTAGTAAATGGCATCCACTTTATGGAtagaaaaagtaatttaaatattttcccTGAGCAATTTGTCTGGAAACTTTGTTGTTATCTTGTATATAAAGCTCTCAAAATACTTCAGAACATTTTAGAGATAAGagactgtttttttcctcttcccaGGGGTCGAAGATCTGGTTGCAACAAAAGAACATTTGAGATGTATCAAGAAACAagttttctctctctgcttcAAAAAGCGACATTGCTTCcttaaatatcatatattaGGAATTTTCAATGGTTTAGGTTTTTGATgattcatgaaaatgttttttaaaaatatttacaaaaagtatttttatatcaCTCAAGACTAAAATATTCacttaaatatgttaatatttgcCAAATTTGATATTGCTATTGCATAGTGAAATGTTAATCTCAAATACAGATACACTGGTAGcctaaaaagtaaataatttccagataatattttaacaattagGTTTAGATCCAAATTTGTCTTGTTTCttgaccatatatatataacggCCGTACACACATTCACAATAGAGTCGAGTTCCGGCGTAAGGGTGACGTCTAACCCAGCATATGACATAGCTCCTCTTCTcctatatcaaaatcctccgacattttttctttaaaacgtctcattttagacttttaaTATGTGAccaacattttgttttgctctatcctgtGTGCTTCCATGTTTGTCAtttctcacctaagcttacgctatgCCTACATCATACGTTGGGTCAGAGGTCAATCTTTTTGTAAAATTGCGTACGACCATtgccggaagctagtgattatagtttataaaattttaaatatggatatttttcttacaaaaacccatcgttttgtttcagaaggcatttgttaacccactggagttgtatggattacttttatgatggatggatgcgcttttttggagcttcaaaaactcgggcactattcaatgccattacaaatCTGGGAAGTGTCAggaggatattatttaatataactctgattgtgtttggctgaaagaagaaagtcatatacacctaggatggcttgagggtgagtaaattatgggatcattttcatttttatgtgaactattcctttaaggcgTGGTGAGTTCCTGGCTTTTCTTTAGTCACATGTTTTCCCTTTGACCAGGTAGAATGCAGCAGTGAGGATAAATGCTCATTCATATCACCTGTTTGCGCAGACTGTCCAGTTCCACCTCTAACGCCTGCAGGAAGCGTCGTCTTTCATTGAGTTCACTTTGAGCACATCGCAGAGCCTCGTTACTCTCCTTCACCTCCGACTGCACGTTCTCCAGCTGTCACATATAAACATGCTTATTGTATTACAGAACACATATTCGTTCAAACACACCTGTGTTTGCAGTGAAATCATCAAGTCTATAAATAGATGATTGGGGTGTGTTGGCTGTGGAGTCTGTGTTGGATTGTACACTGACCTTCTTCAGATACCACATCTCAGCATCCTCTTTGTTCTTCCGTGCGATGCTCTCATACTGCACCCTTAGCTCTGCCATGATGGCTCCCAGGTCTGGGCCCTGGGCTGCGTCCACCTCCACGTTTACTTGCTCGTTGGCTAGACGGGACTTCAGTGTATTCTTCTCCTTCAAGGAGACAGAAAAGTAATTTACAATCTCACCAGACAGTATTCATacacttaaaatgtataaattgcaTTATACTCTTAACGCTTCCAATACATTCAGGTCCATTTTGACCCAGAAAAGGTAAACCTTTCCGTTCAGGTCTGTTTTGACTCAAAAGTGAACTGTGGCTTCACACATGAAAATATGCTTATGTAttagttgtttatttgtttgtttgtttattt
This Ctenopharyngodon idella isolate HZGC_01 chromosome 5, HZGC01, whole genome shotgun sequence DNA region includes the following protein-coding sequences:
- the krt1-c5 gene encoding keratin, type 1, gene c5 isoform X2, translating into MTSNFSVHSHSLGRQPSFSSMSMRDFGVRGRSKVPVSLSSASTLSLSRSTSLGNGLNILSNLSLNGMGVGASEKETMQGLNDRLASYLEKVRSLEKSNADLELKIKQLMIERAPKGHDIEGLMAQAHAIGQEVRKKTLENARIMLEIDNAKLAADDFRVKWEAEATLCQSVERDCHALRRAKSDHDQIIATLRGDLDSLKEELYFLKKNQDEEKNTLKSRLANEQVNVEVDAAQGPDLGAIMAELRVQYESIARKNKEDAEMWYLKKLENVQSEVKESNEALRCAQSELNERRRFLQALEVELDSLRKQVGVLEGNLGETNQKYTLEIERLQGTLTQLEDELSQLRLDMQRIKTDYEQLLRIKQNLELEIATYRRLLDGEEVIKEMPTPKKEPEVRTRKIVKVVTQTMVNGKVVDESSEVEQIEERKK
- the krt1-c5 gene encoding keratin, type 1, gene c5 isoform X1, encoding MTSNFSVHSHSLGRQPSFSSMSMRDFGVRGRSKVPVSLSSASTLSLSRSTSLGNGLNILSNLSLNGMGVGASEKETMQGLNDRLASYLEKVRSLEKSNADLELKIKQLMIERAPKGHDIEGLMAQAHAIGQEVRKKTLENARIMLEIDNAKLAADDFRVKWEAEATLCQSVERDCHALRRAKSDHDQIIATLRGDLDSLKEELYFLKKNQDEEKNTLKSRLANEQVNVEVDAAQGPDLGAIMAELRVQYESIARKNKEDAEMWYLKKLENVQSEVKESNEALRCAQSELNERRRFLQALEVELDSLRKQVGVLEGNLGETNQKYTLEIERLQGTLTQLEDELSQLRLDMQRIKTDYEQLLRIKQNLELEIATYRRLLDGEEVIKEMPTPKKEPEVRTRKIVKVVTQTMVNGKVVDESSEVEQIEERKKSDSVRRVAIERVI